A genomic stretch from Flavobacterium humidisoli includes:
- a CDS encoding DUF6565 domain-containing protein: MKNIKIATGIALLVLGFTSCKDEKQERAQKTVDNYVVYVDSVKNVAAADLKDNWKSVEAEYDRRSQEAQAALADIKDNAVATEKINASKIKYEEFKNEITAQFAPPAPSPKQQLRDALFGAGKIGDDMSFNWVNAQNIHSVYQQFVHTVENNKDKYSREDWDEIKLMYEALDSRKNTVEKEGLSAEDNRKIAGLKIKFAPMYTVNRMGAKSEENKDAKK, translated from the coding sequence ATGAAAAATATCAAAATAGCTACAGGAATTGCTTTATTAGTATTAGGGTTTACATCATGTAAAGATGAAAAACAAGAAAGAGCTCAAAAAACAGTAGATAACTATGTAGTCTATGTTGACTCTGTTAAAAATGTGGCAGCTGCTGACTTAAAAGACAATTGGAAAAGTGTAGAAGCAGAATATGATAGAAGATCTCAGGAAGCGCAAGCTGCGTTGGCTGATATTAAAGACAATGCTGTCGCAACAGAAAAAATAAATGCAAGCAAAATTAAGTACGAGGAATTTAAAAATGAAATTACCGCCCAATTTGCCCCTCCAGCTCCTAGTCCTAAACAACAGTTAAGAGATGCTTTGTTTGGTGCAGGAAAAATTGGTGATGATATGAGTTTTAATTGGGTTAATGCCCAAAACATTCATAGTGTTTATCAGCAGTTTGTTCATACTGTAGAAAATAATAAAGATAAGTATTCTAGAGAAGATTGGGATGAAATTAAATTAATGTATGAAGCTTTAGACAGCAGAAAAAATACAGTTGAAAAAGAAGGTTTATCTGCTGAGGATAACAGAAAAATTGCTGGTTTGAAAATTAAGTTCGCACCAATGTACACTGTAAACAGAATGGGAGCTAAATCTGAAGAAAACAAAGACGCAAAAAAATAA
- a CDS encoding ABC transporter ATP-binding protein, giving the protein MAEPLIKITDIKRNFTLGNEIVYVLKGIDLEIQKGEYVALMGPSGSGKSTLMNLLGCLDTPTSGRYILNGKDVSKMKDDELAEIRNKEIGFVFQTFNLLPRTTALDNVALPMIYAGYGKSERIARATEVLKQVNLADRMDHQPNQLSGGQRQRVAVARALVNKPSIILADEPTGNLDSKTSVEIMKLFGDIHAQGNTVILVTHEEDIAAYAHRIIRLRDGLIESDTTK; this is encoded by the coding sequence ATGGCTGAACCATTAATTAAAATAACCGACATCAAACGAAATTTTACTTTAGGAAATGAAATCGTTTATGTTTTAAAAGGAATAGATCTAGAAATACAAAAAGGCGAATATGTTGCTTTAATGGGGCCTTCCGGATCAGGAAAATCTACATTAATGAATTTATTAGGCTGTTTAGACACGCCAACTTCAGGTCGATATATTTTAAATGGAAAAGATGTTAGCAAAATGAAAGATGATGAACTGGCAGAAATTAGAAATAAAGAAATTGGTTTCGTTTTTCAGACTTTCAATCTTTTGCCAAGAACTACAGCTTTAGACAATGTTGCCTTACCAATGATTTATGCCGGCTACGGAAAATCTGAAAGAATTGCTCGTGCAACCGAAGTTTTAAAACAAGTTAATCTAGCTGATAGAATGGATCATCAGCCGAATCAGCTTTCTGGAGGACAACGCCAGCGTGTTGCTGTTGCCCGCGCTTTAGTCAACAAACCTTCGATTATTTTGGCCGATGAACCTACAGGAAATTTAGACAGTAAGACTTCTGTAGAAATAATGAAACTCTTTGGAGATATTCACGCACAAGGAAATACTGTCATTCTAGTAACTCACGAAGAAGACATTGCAGCTTATGCGCACAGAATTATCCGTTTGAGAGATGGTTTAATTGAAAGCGACACCACAAAATAA
- a CDS encoding cob(I)yrinic acid a,c-diamide adenosyltransferase, whose protein sequence is MKVYTKTGDKGTTALFGGTRVPKDHIRIDSYGTVDELNSYIGLIRDQEIDSHYKTILIEIQDRLFTVGAILATPQEKEVLKNGELRLKNLGIIDSDIELLEKEIDKMDESLPPMTHFVLPGGHPTVSHCHIARCICRRAERLAVHLSHNEHVPEIAIMYLNRLSDYLFVLARKLSSDLKAEEVKWIPRK, encoded by the coding sequence ATGAAAGTATATACCAAAACAGGAGATAAAGGCACAACGGCTCTTTTTGGAGGAACGCGTGTACCAAAAGATCATATCAGAATTGACAGTTACGGAACCGTTGATGAATTGAATTCTTATATCGGATTAATTCGTGACCAGGAAATCGATTCTCATTATAAAACTATTTTGATCGAAATTCAGGATCGTCTTTTTACTGTTGGTGCCATTTTGGCAACACCGCAGGAAAAAGAAGTTTTAAAAAATGGCGAGCTTAGATTAAAAAATTTAGGAATAATTGATTCAGATATTGAGTTGTTAGAAAAAGAGATTGATAAAATGGACGAAAGTCTTCCGCCAATGACTCATTTTGTTTTGCCTGGCGGCCACCCAACTGTGTCACATTGTCATATTGCGCGATGTATTTGCCGTCGTGCAGAGCGTTTAGCTGTTCATTTAAGTCATAATGAGCACGTTCCTGAAATAGCAATCATGTACTTAAACCGACTTTCTGACTACCTTTTTGTCTTGGCACGAAAGTTGTCCTCAGACTTAAAAGCGGAGGAAGTGAAATGGATACCCAGAAAATGA
- a CDS encoding DUF2795 domain-containing protein produces the protein MYWTLELASYLSDAPWPANKDELIDYAIRAGAPLEVVENLQSIEDEGEIYESMEEIWPDYPTDEDYLWNEDEY, from the coding sequence ATGTATTGGACATTAGAATTAGCATCTTATTTAAGTGATGCGCCATGGCCTGCTAACAAAGATGAACTTATAGACTACGCTATCAGAGCAGGTGCTCCATTAGAAGTAGTAGAAAACCTTCAATCAATCGAAGACGAAGGTGAGATATATGAATCAATGGAAGAAATTTGGCCTGATTATCCAACAGACGAAGATTATCTTTGGA